In the Ricinus communis isolate WT05 ecotype wild-type chromosome 3, ASM1957865v1, whole genome shotgun sequence genome, TCCACGCAACAGAATCATCGATCCATAATGGCCTACAAGCACAACTCTGAGTATTCCTTATAACTATGTTAGACTATATTATAGGTCTCGTAGCTTCACGATTGATTAACTATGGGCTTACATTTTACAGGAGCTTTTCATGTGGATTGTGACATAACGTGGGCAGCAattgcttatatatatatatatatatatataagatttcGTTATATGTTAATTGTTTTCTCCCCTAAACGGAGGGGAAAACTTTTACTGAGATCCTTCAAATTGCAGCACCAAGTGTTGTAAGTGGTTTGATGGCGCTTCTTTTGGCGATATATACATGTACTTGTATGATATGATGATGCTACTATCATAAAACATATAATAGTATGCATATTTAGACTGCAATATAGAGATGAGTTTTGTATGACCGGTTTATAAGATTCGGTATTTGCTGCTGCAATATTTTTTCTCTATCTAGCCTTTTGTggatttattttgtttttcaaaCCCTCTTAGGGCAATGTTTGAGATTGCCATTAGATGATAAGAGAGTATGTTTAAAACCTTCTTAATCATGTTTTACAGGAACATTAATAGGATTTCAttcatgaatattaattacttaattctagagaataaatttattaattaggaAGCAAAAATCTAGGTGTACGGATTGGAAGAAATCTGCTGCGCAACACTTGACACTTGGAAGAAATCTGCTGCACAACACTTGACCCACTGTATCACCTTATCAAAAGATAATGAATATCGGATTCCCCTTAACCTAgtgcaagaaaagaaaatgtccAAAACCAACAAGCAGAGAAACTGGTTGGAGCATAAGTGGAGTCCAGTAGTGGTGGCGGCATCACTAATTGCAACCATGGCATCCCAAGCCGGAATTAGCCTGCCAGGAGGAGTTTTGCAAGATGATTTACAAGAAACAACAATGTCAGAGTCGTCAAATTGGGCTGGTCGCTCTATAATGGCTGATACTTATCCAAGAAGATATACTGCCTATGTAATCTACAACACTACAGGTTTTCCAGCATCCATCAGCGTAATCCTGTTACTGATAAGCGGCTTACTTTTTAGGCGTAGGTAATGCATGGGGATTCTGATGGGAATTATGTGGATTGCCATTACATGAATGTTGGGCAACTTGTTAGTTTTCTAGAGAATGCTGGAAAAACTTAACTTCATTATCAGAATTAGTATTAATACAACCTAAGCTATTAATGACAAACTTGGCAACAAGCACAAGTAAACTGAAAAAGCAGAAACATGCATTGGCTGAGCTACCTTAATCCTACATATCAAGGTTAAACAAAATGCTCAAGGAAACTACACTTGTTTCTAGAAAGCTAGATACATGCAGCAATCaagacaaaataaataagacaTAAATTCTAGCTAAAGTAATCATGTCTTAACAAAAACTCCTCCTTTGGCTTCAACTTGCTGCAAATATTCAGCTTAGTTCTTAATTCTTCAAACCTTCCTTTAGCTAAAGGTTTTAGTCAGGATATCTGCTAGTTGTTCTACTGACTTGCAATGCGTCAAAGAAATCTCCATATCTTTCTGTGCTTCTCTGATAAAGTGAAATTTGATCTTGAAGTGCTTGGTTCTGCCATGGAAGACAGGATTCTTTGCTATAAGAACAGGAGATTGATTGTCACAATGGATCTTGGTGGGGACTTTCTGCATTGAACCAAGATCATTAAGAAGCTTTCTCAACCATATGGCCTGATTGACAGCAGAAGTGGCAGCAATATACTCTGCCTCAGCTGTTGATTTTGCCGCTAATTCTTGCTTCTTAGAACTCCAATAGAAAACATTAGAATTCAAGCAAAATAAATAGCCTGATGTACTCCTCATATCCTCACTTGATCCAGCCCAGTCACTATCACAATAACCTTCTAATTCACAATCAATATCGCTCTCAAAGTTTAAACTCTATCAACAGAGAACATAACTCCATAATCAGCAGTACCCTTAACATATCTTAAGACCCTTTTTGCTGTTGAAAAATGCAAATCACTGGGACAATGCATAAATCTTGAGAGCATACTCACAGTGAACATAATTTCAGGTCCAGTTGATGCCAAATAGAGCAGGCGTCCAGTATTTGCCCTCATCAGCTGCATCATGACCATCATTCTTACTTAACCTAGCATTCCTCATTAATGGAGTACTTACTGCCTTACAACTCTCCATTTGAAATCTCTTCAGAATCTCCTTTGCAAATTTCTGTTGACACACAAAGATTCCTTTGCTCAGACTGTTTGATCTCCATTCCCAGAAAATAGGCCATCATTCCAAGATCAGACATTTGAAACTCTGCTTCCATTTGAGTCTTAAAATcttcaataaatatatgacTGCTACGTGTGACTAAAagatcatcaacatacaatGAAATGATTAAAATGTCACTTGGAGTAGCTTTCACATATAGCGTTGGTTTACTCAAACTTCTGTGAAATCCAAGATTAACGAAATGATCGTCAATTCTGCTGTACCAGGCTCTAGGAGCCTGCTTTAATCCTATAGAGCTTTCTTCAGCAAACAAACTTTGTTTTCATTTCCTGGACTCACAATTCCTTCTGGTTGATCAGAATATCTGTCTCATCAAGCAATCAATTAAGGAAGGCTGATCTAACATCCATTTGGTGAACTTTCCACTGTTTTTGAGCAGCAATTGCAAGAATCAACTTGATTGTATTAATTCTTGCCACCGGAGCAAATGTCTCTGAAAAATCCACACCAAATTGTTGTGCATAGCCCTTCACAACCAATCTGGCCTTTAATTTATTCACAGAACCATCACTATTCATCTTGGTTTTGTAGACCCATCTCACTCCAGTGATCTTCTTGTTTGCTGGTCTATCAACCGAAATCCATGTTTGATTCTTTTGAATCATATCCAGCTCCTCCTGCATTGCTTCCCTCCAGCCAAGAATCTTGATTGCTTCCTCATAACTCCCTGGCTCAATCACAGCAACATTACACCTTCCATAGATTTCATCCAAAGATCTTGTGCCTCTCACACCTTCAACTTCTAGTTCCTCATTGTCAGAGGTAGTTGCATCTTGTTCTCGGTGCTCTTTCACCTTATCAATTGGTTTCACATGATCAATCACTCCTCCATTCTTCTAATTCCAGCTAGCATCCTCGCTGAAGTTTACATCTATACTTATGACAACTTTCTCAGTCACAGGATTGTATATCCTGTACCCTTTTACATTGCTGCTATAGCCAGTTAGGACTCCGACCTCAGACTTTCCATCaagctttcttcttttctattctGGAACACGAACATAGCATATGCTGCCACAGACTTTAAGATGTCACACGGTTGGTTTGAGTCCATGCCAAGTTTCAAAAGAAGTCTTGCCCTTCAATGCTGTAGTTGGCAGCCTATTCAAGAGATGGACAGAAGTATTAACACTTTCTACCCAGAACTTCTTTGGTATGCCTTTCTCAAACATGAGGCATCTAGATATCTCCATAATGGTTCTGTTCTTCCTCTCATTGACACCATTCTGCTGTGGTGTGTAAGTTGTCGTTAGCTGATGTTCAACTCCCTCTTTCTCATAGAACTCTATAGACTTTCCTAACTTGTATTCACTACAATTATCAGACcttaatatcttaattttacAGCCAGCTTGATTCTCAATCCATGTCTTAAATCTCCAAAACACTACAGCTATACTCCCTTACTTTTCAAGAAGTAAACCCAACACATTCTTgaataatcatcaataaaaatgaTGAAGTATAAACTACCATTCAAAGAAGGTATGCTCATAGGGCCACACATATCTGTATGTACAAGTTGTAGTTTTTCAGTTGCTCTCCATGACTGACCAGATGCAAATGGTAGTCTCTTCTGCTTACCCTTCTCACAAGCTTCACAAACACCATTCTTTTCATGAATTGTAGGCATGTTCCTTACAAGGGAGAGCTTATGCATATCTATTAGAGAAGCATAATTAAAATGTCCTAATCTTTTGTGCCATAAAGTAGAGtcatcaatataagaagaaGTAAAAACTTGTGCCTTAGAGTCTGTTTGTTGCCAATCTAATAAAAAACTCCTATTTTTCATCATGACAGTAATAAGTTTGACACCAAAAGAATCAAAGATTGAACATTCTTTGTCAATCTTTTTCGGGCAATTGGCCAACACTGAGTAGATTTTGGTCTATCTCAGGCACATATAGCACATCAGTAATAGACTTGATACCTGTAGGAGTTTGTATTGAAACCACACCTTTTCCTTGTGCTAAGATCTTATAGCACCATTGACAATCTTGACCTTAGGCTTGCAAGTTCTGTCTAGACTGGAAAATAAGCTTGAATCTGCTGTCATATGGTGAGTACATCCACTGTCAATGAGCCACACTTCATTGCTCCTCAAATCGTTGATATCTGCTGCTACAAAGAGACTTTCTCCTCCCGAGCTTGCTGTGCATCTGCCACTTGAGGTTGCTGACCTTGTTTCTGCTTGTTCTTGCAAACTTTTGCAATATGTCCCTTTTGATTGCACATTTTGCATTGAGCATTTGGTCTGTACCAGCAGCTTTTCTCTTTATGAGTTGCTTTATTACAATGTGAGCATGGTGGAAATTTCCCTTTCTTTCCTCCAACTTTGCTGCTTTCACCTTATTGTCTCTGCTTGTTTGAACCATTTCCAGAATGCATGTTGGTATTACACTGGCTAGCTTCCCTTTGTCTAGCAAAGAATGCCCCCTCAGTCAAGCCATTTTGCCTGTAAGCTCTTCGCTGCTCCAAGGCTTCAAGAGCATTGAGAAGTTCAGGCAATGTTATCCTTGAAAGATCTCAGGAATCTTCAAGTGAGGAGATTTTTGACTCAAATCTCTCTAGCAAACTCGCTAAGATTTTCTCTACAACTCTCTGGTCAGGAATTTCCTCACCAAGTATTCTGATCTTGTTAACTATCGTCATGAGTCTGTCAGTAAAGTCCTTTACATTTTCCGTCTCCAACATCCTCTCCATCTCAAATTTTCTTCTGAGATTGAGTGCCTGCATTTTCCTTGTTTTATCATTACCCTGGTACTCCTCCTTCAAATAATCCCAGATCTCCTTTGGAGTATTGCAGCATATAATCTTGTCAAAGATAACATCAGAAACTGCAGAATGAATGCAAGTTTTGGCTTTAAACTTTCTAGCTTTTTCTGCATTAAAATGTCTAATTTGAGCAagagttgcatcatctgtcAAAGGAGTTGGTTCTGTATCAGCTTCAACAAAGTTCCACAGATCAATTGCCAGCAGATAGCATTGCATTTTTACTGCCCATTTGGAGTAGTTGTCGCCAGTAAGAATGGGAGGTGGTATAATGAACAAACCATCAGCATGAGCATTTGCCATTTctcagaaaagaaagaagaaggaaggaagAAGATGTGCAGTGTCAAGTTTCGAAGAGAAAGTGATGAATAAGCAGAACGGTGATTCCTCtgtctctttatttttttaaagaaacaagTTGGTTATTTACAGATCCTTTAAGATCAAAGgggctctgataccatttgtTAGTTTTCTAGAGAATGcaaatcaaaaaagaaatggagagGAAGAAGTGATTGCTGGAAAAACTTAActtcattaaaagaaaaaccagtATTAATACAACCTAAGCTATTAATGACAAACTTGGCAACAAGCACAAGTAAATTGAAAAAGCACAAACATGCATTGGCTGAGCTACGTTAATCCTACATAGCAAGGTTAAACAAAATGCTTAAGGAAACTACACTTATTTCTAGACAAGCTAGATACATGCAGCAATCaagacaaaataaataagacaTAAATTCTAGCTAAAGTAATCATGTCTTAACACAACTTTGTCAATCTCCATATGCAGGGTGTCTTATTAGTCCTGATAACATTATGACCTCTGTAATAATTGCTGTAAGTATGGTAGTGTGTGGTTTGCATTGCTGGGCTTTCTTCTTGCGGGGCACTCTCTGATGCTCAGATTTATCAGGATTCCAAAAGGGTTTATTAGCAAAGTAAGGATCCTCAAATCCTGTTTTGCTAGTCTTAACGTCTCTGTTTTGTTGTATATATGAAATCTTCTTCCTCTGTATTCATATAAATGTTATGTCAAATTTGAGCTGTATAAATCTGTCTCCAGTTTTTTTGaatcagaaaaaaataaaaatttaaattttcttcaaGCAATCTCAGCAAGGAGTAGAGATCCTGCTTCATAAAGCTTTCTTGCCATTTTAATAATTTCGGCTCTCATGACATGTTTGTCTaacttcctctcttctttaataaaatttatcaaaaaagaaaaagtgaaaataCATGTCTAAAACTttcctaatttcttttttccatctTTACCAAGTATaaaaagatagagaaaaaaaCTGTGAAGAGTTCtgattaataaaatacttaccttttgtattattattattttaaatatgatactttcatatttaatatattttaaaacataaaaaaatgttCTAGATACATTATAAGTAAAACAAAAATGTAAATGAATGAATTGCAGTAAAGTCCCATCCATTCCAAATTGTCTTCTCTCGGGTTCCAAAGCTCAGAATCAGAGAGAAAATCGCAAGACTGACCATATCTAGAATTATCCTAGCGTGACAATGCAGTGTTGTGGCCCACATAACAGACCAACTGGCATCGTTTATAAACAAAACACACCCAccaaaatgatatttattgGGTATGAAATAAAGACGGAACTTTCAATTGGCTTCTTGACAATTCTAGACACGACCCAACATTTCAAGAATTCTCTCTAATCCTATTTGTTTATCTTTCCTGTCTAATTGTTATATAAACATCTCTGCTTTAACCCCCCATTGGTTGTTCTACAAGTGAAGGCACAttttcttgatcttgaaaACCCTTTATACTCTTTTGTTTTGAGCTACCTTTCTTGATCGTGAGCCCTCTTTCTTTAACTCTTTAGTTTGGAGTTGTATTATCTCCATTGCCAAGAGATGGACCTAAGACACTTCGGCTTTGACTCTCCTCTCTTTTCCATGCTCGAAGACATGCTAGAAATTCCTGAAGAGCACGACAAATACCGAAACAACCCGTCTCGTGCATATGTTCGCGACGCTAAGGCCATGGCAGCAACACCAGCAGATGTTGTGGAGTACCCAAACTCCTATGTATTCGCTGTCGATATGCCGGGAATCAAGGGAAACGAAATCAAAGTGCAGGTAGAGAATGATAATGTGCTTGTTGTTAGTGGGGAGAGGAACAGGGATAAAGAGAAAGATAGCAAAGATGGAGTCAAGTATTTGAGAATGGAGAGGAGAATTGGTAAATTCATGAGGAAATTTGCATTGCCTGATAATGCTAATATGGACGCTATATCAGCTGTTAGTCAAGATGGGGTGTTGACTGTCACCGTTGAGAAGCTGCCACCGCCGGAGCCCAAGAAGCCTAAGACAGTTGAGGTTAAAGTGGCGTAAGAGAAGAGAGGTTTATATGGAATGGACTTTGGTCACGTTGACAATTAATACATAGCATATAGTGtgtatttggtttaattgACATGTTTGTTTGTGGTttggattttgatgaatttggTTTGTTCCCGTTGATTTTGTTGCAGcctgtctttctttttctttccgcctttcttttttttttttgttttttaaaaaaaaaaaaaaatcgaacATCAAATGTACTTTCCAGTTTAGCAACGAAATAAAGTAATAAcgtgaaaagaagaaaaataataatgtttaGTCTTATCCATCCATCCTGCTCAATATTTCAACATTCATTTAAGTATTTACATCATTATAGGTTGCCGACTATGACATGAATGAACAATAGCAAATAAGATTTCGCATTAGAGTTATCTATGAAATTATTGTGGGGTTccaaattctaattctaatcttatttattaactattaaaacATTCCAAGTTATATTGCTAGAAAATTAGAAACTAAGATAATGGAATCACCATTTGAGGTTGGGGCTGGTGAATTTTTAAGCATCCATAGAGCCTGGGCCAGCTCAGGAAATGAAACAATTATGTCCATTATTAACCCATAAGCCCAAATGAGTTATGGTATTTCGTGCTAAAAATGATATGGATATTGGGTCAAATGACTCGAAATCTTATttgttcaatttctatttgaaaatttcaaaaataagtttaataGCTCTGCatggatttttcttttaatatactccttttatatatagagATTAACCAAATATGTTTAGAAATGTGACCCACATAGTAGATGAGAAATTTCCGACAGtgcaaataattttctttctttttctttttctttttctttttctttttcttttaacagaCACGGAATACAACAAATATCGAGAACCTTGAGGTTCCACGAAGATGATAGATGCTTTAGTTTAGTTGATGGATGGAGAGTTTGAAATGTGAAATGTGAAATGCGAAAGCCAGGTAGATCTTAAGCTTCTCAGTGCATGACCACGTAGCAGGTAAACAGACAAAAATCGCCGACTGCTTTTACACTCCAGCTAATCTGGCACCTTCTCGCATTTCTAGTATACAGCCATCCAAGTAATCTCACATCTTATCTACAGACTCTCtctgtaaaatatatataaatagttatcCATCAAAcccttctttatttttcttccttgACTGACAACACCTAACTACGAAGGGAAACCAATAAtctgttatattattttcttccaaTTTCCACCTCAAGAACTCGTAGCAATGGATGTGAGCCTAAGGAGCGCGCTTTTAGATCCCGGAATCCTAGATGTACTGCATGAAATTCTTGAAGTCTCAGACGAGACTGAAAAATCTCACCACGCGCCTTCGCGCACCTACGTTCGTGACACCAAGGCGATGGCTGCAACCCCAGCAGACGCCAAAGAATTGCCGAACGCTTACATGTTTGTGATAGACATGCCGGGACTGAAGGCAGACCAGATAAAGGTGCATGTTGAGGATGGGAATATGCTGGTGGTGAGTGGAGAgaggaaaagagagaaagagaaagatcAAGGAGTTAGGTACATAAGGATGGAGAGAAGGCTTGGTAAGTACTTGAAAAAGTTTGTGCTGCCTGAGAATGCTGATTCTGAGAAGATATCCGCTACGTATCAAGATGGAGTGTTGACTGTGACTGTGGAGAAGAAACCACCACCTGAGCCCAAGAAACCTAAGACTGTGGAGGTTCAAGTTGTTTGAAGAAACATGCATGCATCCCTGAACTAGGGTTTTGTGAGTGATAACAGTTGTTTTTGGgtgtttctttttggtatGTTTCGAAAGTTGTGTAATTTAGTCTATGGTTACCACCTACTTTACTAGTACTACTACGATTATGTATGGAGTCAGAACCAAAATAGATGTGTGTAGTAAATGTAAATCTTATGTTTGTATAGCCTGTGTTACGAAGGAATTAGTGTATGTATACATGTTTATGTTcgtttataattttgtttccTTGCAGTTGAAGTTCTTTATGCTTTTTGTTAATTACTTTGTGCATGAGTTTGCGATTACTTGAAGAATCCGTCAAGAGCGTGGATTTACTGGATGATTTGTATTTATCAGTAATCAGATCAATTtctgtctttctttctttatttcagTTTATGATTGTCTGCGTCTCTTTCTTAACTTTGCTAATGGGCTCTACTTTTTGTTGAGAAGTAAAGACCGACTGTTGAAGGAGAATCTAATGGAGGTTTTCTCAGCCCAGTCCATTTCAGCCTAATCTGGCTCAGCTGTTTTCATTCCATCACTTGGAATGTTTGGTCCCAGATGgccatttatttatttttggcaCCAAAGAAATAGATTCGTCAGcgtaatataaattttcactTCTAAGGGTTGTCACAGCGATCccaataattttttcttttcttttttcatttagtATGGCTCAAGTAATAGTCTATcgttttttattgtttaattataattagtaaatataattttattaattattgtaatataaaatattattatatgtaattaattttaatatgaaagaataataattaagaacatccatatttcttaatttgtatctaaattagaaataaataattatttaggtCGCAGAGAGCAGAATGAATATCCTAACCTTGTTCCTTAACGGGAATATTTTGACATGTTCTAAATTGTTCCACAACTTTCCGGACCCACATTAGAACAACATCCAAACGTCTTTAAAATTCCAGAAGTTACGCATTTCCCTCCAGAAGCTTCCTGTCCCATCACTATAAGTACCTCAAAGACCCACTTCGCAGATCATTAAGTTCCagctgaaaaagaaaagaagcaaaaaaCACTCGGAAGTTCCTGCGaccaagaaaaggaaaatggaTTTGAGGTTAATGGGCATCGATTCACCGCTCTTCCAAACCCTCCAACAAATGATGGACATCACCCACGGCGATGAATCCGACAAGTCTTTCAGCGCTCCAACACGCACTTACGTGAGAGATGCAAAGGCAATGGCATCAACTCCAGCCGACGTGAAGGAGTATCCAAATTCGTACGTGTTTATCATAGACATGCCAGGGCTAAAGTCAGGAGATATCAAGGTGCAAGTGGAAGACGACAATGTGCTGTTGATTAGTGGTGAAAGGAAGCGtcaagaagagaaagaaggagCCAAGTATGTGAGAATGGAGAGGAGGGTTGGCAAGTTTATGAGGAAGTTTGTGCTACCTGAGAATGCTAATACCGATGCTATTTCTGCTGTTTGTCAAGATGGGGTTTTGACTGTTACTGTTGAGAAGCTGCCTCCTCCTGAGCCTAAGAAGCCCAAGACCATTGAGGTTAAGATTGCTTGAAGACGGGTTGTGCATCTGGGGGACCTCTGTTGGATCGATTATGAAAGATATCAAGTAAGATTTGGCGCtatgtttgtttttcttttccaattttCTCGGTGTGTGCTGTGCTGTTTTCGAGTGATGGTTTGGCTTCTAGATCGAGGCTATTATATAGTAGATATGTTATCATAGatctcaataaaattaagggCTTTTATCGAAATATCTTCCTCATCTTCTCCATGAAAATAAGAACGTCAACAAATGCCTCACCTACTTACTATTAGAAACCGTgagagaataataaaatagaaaagatataATTCATTCGTCTATTTTCCTATTCATACTGGTTAATTAATATTGGACGCAAGagtaaatcaatttgattttcagCTCAATAAGAACTTGCAATGCTCTCGAACTTAGTAATTCATTCCCAGAAGAAGAGAACAAAAGTCAACTGGCTAATTGTAGATAATAAGCTTCAAAACAGAGCTTCAACAGACTAATGGGGGACGATTAACGCAAGAAGGAAATAACAAACAAGTCAagcccaaaaagaaaagaaaaattgcaaCATATCATTTGTTTCAATATATATGTGGAATTCTTCTTCTGCTGCGTCTAACTTAATCTGCAATATCAGTTAAGCAACCAAAATTTGGATACTCTATTAAAGAGTAGAGGCATCAAGAGTTTTTTCCTATTCACATGGCTTTTCCTTTTAAGCTTATATTTTTCAGTTGCCAGAGAGACAGGAACATTTTTGGGTAGTTTCCCCGACTCATCAACAGTGCCTTTCTTGACAAAGAGAGCAATGAAGAAGCCTTCTTTGTCCTCAACTGGATCTGTTCTAAGTAAATGCTCAGCTGcaagaatgaaaagaaaaagaaaaaaaattagtgcAAAAATGCAAACATTCGAATAGGTACATAGCTCTACAATGCATTCCTTCGTCCCTCCCCCTCCCCGCCTCTCCTCTCCAATAATCATTTATTACAAAATAGAACTTACAGCCCTCAAAAACAGAGAGTCCGCGCCGATGCCACTGAGGAAAGGGCGTAACCAGCTGAAACCCATGGGATGCAGCAATAGGTAGGATTGATATAATGACATCTTCATTTTCAGTTTGGTTGATAGAGCATGTGCTGTAAACTACTCTTTCAACTGCTGGAACTgcaacatattattttattagagcCTACTGAGTGTACATTATAACAAACACCATAACCAGCCTGTGATTGAACACCCAATCACTCTGGGTATGTTCGGGTGCTGTGCATTTTAAAAGCCCTAAGCAAAGACCTCGAGAAAGAAATCGCATGTTTAAAACACTCAAATGTGAAAAAATGATAACATACAAGATAATGCATGGGCCAGAGCCTTCTTTTGAAAAGCCGCAAGCTTCTTCAGTCTTTCCATATTATTGGGATCAGTAGCATGAGACGGGAGTAAATGGTCTAATCTCTGAGCAGCAGTCCCGGATCCAGAACAAGAAGGATCTAAAAGAATAGCACGGATCTGCGATGATGCATTTCCTTATTAGGAGAAGAAAATACATATGGAGAAAGGAGTGTCTCTTGGATTTAACTTCAATACAAAATCTAGGCAAATACATATGCAGAAAGGTGGTGAACTAAACTATGGCAAAAACAAATGCTACTGTCATGGACTATTACCTTGGAGAAAGGACTGTCTcttggatttaagttcaagaaATCACAATGACGAACTTCAATGTCTATAAGATAGGTTAAGGCTAATCAGCTAAAAAGCATAGACAGCGGATGAGAAGGCATTTCAAGCATAGCCCTAAACAAAATTCATGGACCATGCAATGCTAAAATACAATACAGGCGGGCACGACCCATTTTGATCATCATTCACTCCTGTAGATAAGAAACCAAGTAACGTTGGAAGCATATGAAGAAGTCTACAACTGTTAAAAGCCAAAAGATTTTTGACCGACAAACATGGAGATAATAACATGAAAAGCACTTCAAAAATCAGAAA is a window encoding:
- the LOC107261010 gene encoding uncharacterized protein LOC107261010, coding for MANAHADGLFIIPPPILTGDNYSKWAVKMQCYLLAIDLWNFVEADTEPTPLTDDATLAQIRHFNAEKARKFKAKTCIHSAVSDVIFDKIICCNTPKEIWDYLKEEYQGNDKTRKMQALNLRRKFEMERMLETENVKDFTDRLMTIVNKIRILGEEIPDQRVVEKILASLLERFESKISSLEDS
- the LOC8258553 gene encoding 17.3 kDa class II heat shock protein, with the protein product MDLRLMGIDSPLFQTLQQMMDITHGDESDKSFSAPTRTYVRDAKAMASTPADVKEYPNSYVFIIDMPGLKSGDIKVQVEDDNVLLISGERKRQEEKEGAKYVRMERRVGKFMRKFVLPENANTDAISAVCQDGVLTVTVEKLPPPEPKKPKTIEVKIA
- the LOC8258555 gene encoding 17.6 kDa class II heat shock protein, producing MDLRHFGFDSPLFSMLEDMLEIPEEHDKYRNNPSRAYVRDAKAMAATPADVVEYPNSYVFAVDMPGIKGNEIKVQVENDNVLVVSGERNRDKEKDSKDGVKYLRMERRIGKFMRKFALPDNANMDAISAVSQDGVLTVTVEKLPPPEPKKPKTVEVKVA
- the LOC8258554 gene encoding 17.1 kDa class II heat shock protein, translating into MDVSLRSALLDPGILDVLHEILEVSDETEKSHHAPSRTYVRDTKAMAATPADAKELPNAYMFVIDMPGLKADQIKVHVEDGNMLVVSGERKREKEKDQGVRYIRMERRLGKYLKKFVLPENADSEKISATYQDGVLTVTVEKKPPPEPKKPKTVEVQVV